A part of Larkinella insperata genomic DNA contains:
- a CDS encoding Gfo/Idh/MocA family protein, whose amino-acid sequence MEKDTFSALSRRKFIGQASATLSAFLIVPRFVLGGKRADGSAYLAPSDIISLGFIGTGKQSRGLARNFLATGETKILAAAEVYKAKRDLFIEQTKTYYTSEEGRAKVKGEHPAIQAYNDFRQLLDRKDIDAVVIAAPDHWHAVMAVKAAEAGKDIYCEKPLALTIKEGRAMVNAARKHDRVFQTGSMQRSWPEFRQTAELVRNGYLGDIKNIRVNVGPPPKAYDLPAETIPEGLDWNLWLGPNQPVAFNTELAPPLSKDVFPNWRNYKEFGGGMVTDWGAHMFDIVQWALDKDDSGPVEVIPPDGKDHKFLTYRYDNGITMTHEPWEWNNAIQFVGSEGTLNIQRKKLETNPATLAAKVIGPDEKHVYRSENHYKDFLDAMRKRSKPICDVEIGHRTATVCTIGNIAYELKRPLEWNPKKEQFKKDKDANARLERSLRDEWAIKL is encoded by the coding sequence ATGGAAAAAGACACGTTCAGCGCCTTGTCCCGGCGTAAATTCATTGGTCAGGCATCGGCAACCCTGTCGGCTTTTCTGATTGTTCCCCGGTTTGTGCTGGGTGGAAAACGGGCGGACGGTTCGGCCTATCTGGCACCGAGTGACATCATCAGCCTCGGTTTTATCGGAACCGGCAAACAAAGCCGCGGACTGGCCCGCAACTTTCTGGCGACCGGCGAAACCAAAATCCTGGCGGCTGCCGAGGTGTACAAGGCCAAACGGGATTTGTTTATCGAACAGACCAAAACGTATTATACCAGTGAGGAGGGGAGGGCAAAAGTAAAGGGCGAGCACCCCGCCATTCAGGCGTATAACGACTTCCGTCAACTACTCGACCGCAAAGACATCGACGCCGTGGTTATTGCCGCGCCCGATCATTGGCACGCCGTTATGGCCGTCAAAGCCGCCGAAGCCGGGAAGGATATCTACTGCGAAAAACCGCTGGCCCTAACCATCAAGGAGGGCCGGGCCATGGTGAACGCGGCCCGCAAACACGACCGGGTGTTTCAGACCGGCAGCATGCAGCGCTCCTGGCCCGAATTCCGGCAAACCGCCGAACTGGTCCGCAACGGGTATCTGGGTGACATCAAGAACATTCGGGTAAACGTTGGCCCTCCGCCGAAAGCGTATGATTTACCGGCCGAAACGATTCCGGAAGGGCTGGACTGGAACCTGTGGCTGGGACCCAATCAGCCGGTGGCCTTCAATACTGAACTGGCTCCGCCCTTGTCGAAGGACGTGTTTCCCAACTGGCGGAATTACAAGGAATTTGGGGGCGGCATGGTGACCGACTGGGGCGCGCACATGTTCGACATCGTGCAGTGGGCGCTGGACAAAGACGACAGCGGACCGGTCGAGGTGATTCCGCCGGACGGCAAAGACCACAAGTTCCTGACCTACCGCTACGACAACGGGATCACAATGACCCACGAGCCCTGGGAGTGGAACAACGCCATTCAGTTTGTCGGTTCGGAAGGAACCCTGAACATCCAGCGGAAAAAGCTCGAAACCAATCCGGCTACGCTCGCAGCCAAAGTGATTGGCCCGGACGAAAAACACGTTTACCGCAGCGAAAACCATTACAAGGATTTTCTGGATGCGATGCGCAAACGCAGCAAACCGATCTGCGACGTGGAAATCGGGCACCGCACGGCCACGGTTTGTACCATCGGCAACATCGCTTACGAGCTGAAACGTCCGCTGGAATGGAACCCGAAGAAGGAGCAGTTTAAAAAAGACAAAGACGCCAACGCCCGGCTGGAACGGTCACTCAGAGAC